Proteins found in one Lycium ferocissimum isolate CSIRO_LF1 chromosome 6, AGI_CSIRO_Lferr_CH_V1, whole genome shotgun sequence genomic segment:
- the LOC132060111 gene encoding sodium/hydrogen exchanger 7-like isoform X3 — protein sequence MMAIVVYQLFYRMVLGKSFGWVSVLEYLAEGSLGSVIIGLVFGMASLFWLRFIYNDALTDFSLALTVSYIAYYTAQEEAEASGILTLVALGMVFAMSKDTHRAGGKQSLHEFWEMFAYIANTLIFILSGVIIAQSIFSIRNLDDNTGRSWGYVFLLYIILQVARTVVVFAFYPALRYFGYGLNWKEAIIIIWSGLRGAVGLALSLSVKGASGDPKYLSTETGAMFVFLTGGSVLLTLIINGSTAQLLLSLFGMDALSESEETMVNYAKHQLLRKAEEFSRVSSGSNNPFDWITVGGYATCIKDVCEDTDWPPCTINNSYLEIDDMKTMRVCFLKATREAYWSTFNEGRITKSTISVLMESVDEAIDLATQGLHDWNYISTRLKFPGYYKFFSISVCPSRLTRWFVLKKLQDSCHICSAFIHAQRIARQLLLDYTGDNGNAAIVVSESEVEEQEARKFLENVKTSMPEIIHQTESRQVTFSMLKCLDECLNDMEKDGILTEKVMLHVHDLLQNDLEKLLRSPPSVTIPKPGDVITNHPLLGNLSPAIQSDLERSAKSILKTPGCTLYTKDSKLTSVWLIENGSVRSKRSPFPIHCPVDSTYPRGSIVGLYEALVGKPYLCDMVTDSVALCIEIKLESIISILAHGELLWKECTIFVAKLLSPDMFKKLSMQEVREIVDERSIMNTFSSEEMIETSHHSINFLLSGCLTDQSTEQLIECPAILPCSIFSGSVPYASANVTGESSGSYTYSKYKVVKPARIVRIDHISV from the exons ATGATGG CTATTGTGGTCTACCAGCTTTTCTATCGAATGGTTCTTGGGAAAAGTTTTGGCTGGGTTTCAGTGCTGGAATATCTTGCAGAAGGCTCACTTGGATC TGTCATCATCGGACTTGTGTTTGGGATGGCATCTCTTTTCTGGCTTCGGTTTATATACAATGATGCACTGACAGACTTTTCGTTGGCTCTGACTGTGAGCTACATTGCTTACTATACA GCTCAAGAGGAAGCTGAAGCTTCTGGCATCTTGACTCTTGTAGCACTAGGGAT GGTTTTTGCAATGTCAAAAGATACACATAGAGCTGGTGGAAAGCAGAGCTTGCATGAGTTTTG GGAAATGTTTGCCTACATTGCAAATACTTTAATATTCATCTTGAG CGGAGTTATCATAGCTCAAAGCATCTTCAGTATCAGAAATCTCGACGATAATACAG GGAGATCTTGGGGCTATGTCTTTCTTCTCTACATCATTCTTCAAGTAGCTCGAACCGTAGTTGTTTTTGCATTTTACCCTGCCCTTCGCTACTTCGGTTATGGTTTGAATTGGAAAGAagctatcatcatcatatggTCTGGTTTGAGAGGAGCTGTTGGTTTGGCACTTTCCTTATCTGTTAAA GGTGCTAGTGGTGATCCAAAGTATCTCAGCACAGAAACTGGAGCTATG TTTGTTTTCCTTACTGGTGGAAGTGTGTTACTGACACTCATTATCAATGGATCTACTGCACAATTACTTCTAAGTCTCTTTGGTATGGATGCTCTATCAGAAAGTGAG GAAACCATGGTCAATTATGCGAAGCATCAACTATTGAGAAAGGCTGAAGAGTTTTCTAGAGTCTCTAGCGGAAGCAATAATCCTTTCGACTGGATCACTGTTGGAGGTTATGCCACATGCATAAAGGATGTCTGTGAAGACACAGATTGGCCTCCCTGTACCATCAACAATAGCTATCTAGAAATAGATGATATGAAGACTATGAGAGTGTGCTTTCTGAAAG CTACTCGCGAGGCTTACTGGTCAACATTCAATGAGGGGAGGATAACTAAATCCACTATCAGTGTTTTGATGGAGTCAGTGGATGAAGCAATTGATCTGGCTACTCAGGGACTGCATGACTGGAATTATATTTCTACTCGCCTCAAGTTTCCAGGATATTATAAATTCTTCAGCATAAGTGTTTGTCCTTCCAGGCTGACAAGGTGGTTTGTGCTAAAGAAATTACAGGATAGTTGTCATATATGCTCTGCGTTTATCCATGCTCAGAGGATCGCGAGACAGCTTCTTCTTGACTATACTG GTGACAATGGAAATGCTGCAATTGTTGTTTCCGAGAGTGAAGTCGAAGAACAAGAAGCAAGGAAGTTCCTAGAAAATGTCAAGACTTCAATGCCCGAG ATCATACATCAAACAGAATCAAGGCAAGTTACATTTTCAATGCTGAAGTGTCTGGATGAATGTCTCAATGATATGGAGAAAGATGGTATTTTAACTGAGAAAGTTATGCTGCATGTACATGATTTGCTTCAG AATGACCTTGAAAAGCTCTTGAGAAGTCCTCCTTCAGTAACTATCCCAAAGCCAGGAGATGTCATAACAAACCATCCTTTGTTGGGAAACCTTTCTCCTGCTATTCAAAGTGATCTGGAACGCTCCGCCAAGAGTATATTGAAGACACCAGGTTGTACACTCTACACGAAGGATTCAAAGTTGACAAGTGTCTGGCTGATAGAAAATGGATCAGTTAGG TCGAAAAGGAGCCCTTTTCCTATTCATTGTCCTGTGGattcaacatatcctcgaggaAGTATTGTAGGTCTATATGAGGCTCTTGTCGGAAAGCCATATTTGTGCGATATGGTGACAGATTCTGTGGCTCTCTGCATTGAAATTAAGCTGGAGTCGATCATTTCCATACTGGCCCATGGAGAATTGTTGTGGAAG GAGTGCACCATTTTTGTTGCTAAGCTTTTGTCGCCAGATATGTTTAAGAAACTCTCAATGCAAGAAGTAAGAGAGATTGTTGATGAAAGATCAATCATGAATACTTTCTCAAGTGAAGAAATGATAGAAACTTCTCATCATTCCATCAACTTCCTGTTAAGTGGTTGCTTGACAGATCAAAGTACTGAACAACTTATTGAATGCCCAGCAATATTGCCATGTTCCATTTTTAGTGGAAGTGTCCCTTATGCCAGTGCCAATGTAACGG GTGAGAGTTCTGGGTCATATACGTATTCAAAGTACAAAGTTGTGAAACCAGCAAGGATAGTTCGTATAGACCACATTTCAGTATGA
- the LOC132060111 gene encoding sodium/hydrogen exchanger 8-like isoform X1 — protein MESNTTTSSSLSPTDAVIFGGISLLIGVSCRTLLRRTSIPYTVVLLIIGIALGSLEFGSNYRLGKLGNGIRIWADIDADLLLAVFLPILIFEGAFSMEVHQIKKCMAQMLLLAGPGVLISTVLIGASVKLAFPYDWNWNTSLLLGAILSATDPVAVVALLKDLGASKKLSTIVEGESMMNDGAAIVVYQLFYRMVLGKSFGWVSVLEYLAEGSLGSVIIGLVFGMASLFWLRFIYNDALTDFSLALTVSYIAYYTAQEEAEASGILTLVALGMVFAMSKDTHRAGGKQSLHEFWEMFAYIANTLIFILSGVIIAQSIFSIRNLDDNTGRSWGYVFLLYIILQVARTVVVFAFYPALRYFGYGLNWKEAIIIIWSGLRGAVGLALSLSVKGASGDPKYLSTETGAMFVFLTGGSVLLTLIINGSTAQLLLSLFGMDALSESEETMVNYAKHQLLRKAEEFSRVSSGSNNPFDWITVGGYATCIKDVCEDTDWPPCTINNSYLEIDDMKTMRVCFLKATREAYWSTFNEGRITKSTISVLMESVDEAIDLATQGLHDWNYISTRLKFPGYYKFFSISVCPSRLTRWFVLKKLQDSCHICSAFIHAQRIARQLLLDYTGDNGNAAIVVSESEVEEQEARKFLENVKTSMPEIIHQTESRQVTFSMLKCLDECLNDMEKDGILTEKVMLHVHDLLQNDLEKLLRSPPSVTIPKPGDVITNHPLLGNLSPAIQSDLERSAKSILKTPGCTLYTKDSKLTSVWLIENGSVRSKRSPFPIHCPVDSTYPRGSIVGLYEALVGKPYLCDMVTDSVALCIEIKLESIISILAHGELLWKECTIFVAKLLSPDMFKKLSMQEVREIVDERSIMNTFSSEEMIETSHHSINFLLSGCLTDQSTEQLIECPAILPCSIFSGSVPYASANVTGESSGSYTYSKYKVVKPARIVRIDHISV, from the exons ATGGAGAGCAACACcactacttcttcttctttgagtCCAACAGATGCAGTAATATTTGGTGGTATAAGTTTGTTAATAGGAGTTTCATGCAGAACACTTCTTCGCCGTACTAGTATTCCTTACACTGTTGTTTTGCTCATCATTGGCATCGCTCTTGGCTCTCTCG AATTTGGGAGTAATTATCGACTGGGAAAGCTTGGGAATGGAATTCGGATAT GGGCAGATATAGATGCTGATCTTCTATTAGCTGTATTCCTCCCTATACTTATTTTTGAGGGCGCATTCTCCATGGAGGTGCACCAAATAAAG AAATGTATGGCGCAAATGCTTTTGCTTGCTGGTCCTGGTGTATTGATTTCAACAGTCCTGATCGGAGCTTCTGTGAAG CTTGCTTTCCCATATGACTGGAACTGGAATACGTCACTTCTGTTGGGGGCAATTCTTAGTGCTACTGATCCTGTGGCTGTTGTCGCTTTGCTTAAAGATCTGGGAGCTAGTAAAAAGTTGAGCACAATTGTTGAAGGAGAATCTATGATGAATGATGG GGCAGCTATTGTGGTCTACCAGCTTTTCTATCGAATGGTTCTTGGGAAAAGTTTTGGCTGGGTTTCAGTGCTGGAATATCTTGCAGAAGGCTCACTTGGATC TGTCATCATCGGACTTGTGTTTGGGATGGCATCTCTTTTCTGGCTTCGGTTTATATACAATGATGCACTGACAGACTTTTCGTTGGCTCTGACTGTGAGCTACATTGCTTACTATACA GCTCAAGAGGAAGCTGAAGCTTCTGGCATCTTGACTCTTGTAGCACTAGGGAT GGTTTTTGCAATGTCAAAAGATACACATAGAGCTGGTGGAAAGCAGAGCTTGCATGAGTTTTG GGAAATGTTTGCCTACATTGCAAATACTTTAATATTCATCTTGAG CGGAGTTATCATAGCTCAAAGCATCTTCAGTATCAGAAATCTCGACGATAATACAG GGAGATCTTGGGGCTATGTCTTTCTTCTCTACATCATTCTTCAAGTAGCTCGAACCGTAGTTGTTTTTGCATTTTACCCTGCCCTTCGCTACTTCGGTTATGGTTTGAATTGGAAAGAagctatcatcatcatatggTCTGGTTTGAGAGGAGCTGTTGGTTTGGCACTTTCCTTATCTGTTAAA GGTGCTAGTGGTGATCCAAAGTATCTCAGCACAGAAACTGGAGCTATG TTTGTTTTCCTTACTGGTGGAAGTGTGTTACTGACACTCATTATCAATGGATCTACTGCACAATTACTTCTAAGTCTCTTTGGTATGGATGCTCTATCAGAAAGTGAG GAAACCATGGTCAATTATGCGAAGCATCAACTATTGAGAAAGGCTGAAGAGTTTTCTAGAGTCTCTAGCGGAAGCAATAATCCTTTCGACTGGATCACTGTTGGAGGTTATGCCACATGCATAAAGGATGTCTGTGAAGACACAGATTGGCCTCCCTGTACCATCAACAATAGCTATCTAGAAATAGATGATATGAAGACTATGAGAGTGTGCTTTCTGAAAG CTACTCGCGAGGCTTACTGGTCAACATTCAATGAGGGGAGGATAACTAAATCCACTATCAGTGTTTTGATGGAGTCAGTGGATGAAGCAATTGATCTGGCTACTCAGGGACTGCATGACTGGAATTATATTTCTACTCGCCTCAAGTTTCCAGGATATTATAAATTCTTCAGCATAAGTGTTTGTCCTTCCAGGCTGACAAGGTGGTTTGTGCTAAAGAAATTACAGGATAGTTGTCATATATGCTCTGCGTTTATCCATGCTCAGAGGATCGCGAGACAGCTTCTTCTTGACTATACTG GTGACAATGGAAATGCTGCAATTGTTGTTTCCGAGAGTGAAGTCGAAGAACAAGAAGCAAGGAAGTTCCTAGAAAATGTCAAGACTTCAATGCCCGAG ATCATACATCAAACAGAATCAAGGCAAGTTACATTTTCAATGCTGAAGTGTCTGGATGAATGTCTCAATGATATGGAGAAAGATGGTATTTTAACTGAGAAAGTTATGCTGCATGTACATGATTTGCTTCAG AATGACCTTGAAAAGCTCTTGAGAAGTCCTCCTTCAGTAACTATCCCAAAGCCAGGAGATGTCATAACAAACCATCCTTTGTTGGGAAACCTTTCTCCTGCTATTCAAAGTGATCTGGAACGCTCCGCCAAGAGTATATTGAAGACACCAGGTTGTACACTCTACACGAAGGATTCAAAGTTGACAAGTGTCTGGCTGATAGAAAATGGATCAGTTAGG TCGAAAAGGAGCCCTTTTCCTATTCATTGTCCTGTGGattcaacatatcctcgaggaAGTATTGTAGGTCTATATGAGGCTCTTGTCGGAAAGCCATATTTGTGCGATATGGTGACAGATTCTGTGGCTCTCTGCATTGAAATTAAGCTGGAGTCGATCATTTCCATACTGGCCCATGGAGAATTGTTGTGGAAG GAGTGCACCATTTTTGTTGCTAAGCTTTTGTCGCCAGATATGTTTAAGAAACTCTCAATGCAAGAAGTAAGAGAGATTGTTGATGAAAGATCAATCATGAATACTTTCTCAAGTGAAGAAATGATAGAAACTTCTCATCATTCCATCAACTTCCTGTTAAGTGGTTGCTTGACAGATCAAAGTACTGAACAACTTATTGAATGCCCAGCAATATTGCCATGTTCCATTTTTAGTGGAAGTGTCCCTTATGCCAGTGCCAATGTAACGG GTGAGAGTTCTGGGTCATATACGTATTCAAAGTACAAAGTTGTGAAACCAGCAAGGATAGTTCGTATAGACCACATTTCAGTATGA
- the LOC132060111 gene encoding sodium/hydrogen exchanger 7-like isoform X2 yields MMGQLLWSTSFSIEWFLGKVLAGFQCWNILQKAHLDRSVIIGLVFGMASLFWLRFIYNDALTDFSLALTVSYIAYYTAQEEAEASGILTLVALGMVFAMSKDTHRAGGKQSLHEFWEMFAYIANTLIFILSGVIIAQSIFSIRNLDDNTGRSWGYVFLLYIILQVARTVVVFAFYPALRYFGYGLNWKEAIIIIWSGLRGAVGLALSLSVKGASGDPKYLSTETGAMFVFLTGGSVLLTLIINGSTAQLLLSLFGMDALSESEETMVNYAKHQLLRKAEEFSRVSSGSNNPFDWITVGGYATCIKDVCEDTDWPPCTINNSYLEIDDMKTMRVCFLKATREAYWSTFNEGRITKSTISVLMESVDEAIDLATQGLHDWNYISTRLKFPGYYKFFSISVCPSRLTRWFVLKKLQDSCHICSAFIHAQRIARQLLLDYTGDNGNAAIVVSESEVEEQEARKFLENVKTSMPEIIHQTESRQVTFSMLKCLDECLNDMEKDGILTEKVMLHVHDLLQNDLEKLLRSPPSVTIPKPGDVITNHPLLGNLSPAIQSDLERSAKSILKTPGCTLYTKDSKLTSVWLIENGSVRSKRSPFPIHCPVDSTYPRGSIVGLYEALVGKPYLCDMVTDSVALCIEIKLESIISILAHGELLWKECTIFVAKLLSPDMFKKLSMQEVREIVDERSIMNTFSSEEMIETSHHSINFLLSGCLTDQSTEQLIECPAILPCSIFSGSVPYASANVTGESSGSYTYSKYKVVKPARIVRIDHISV; encoded by the exons ATGATGG GGCAGCTATTGTGGTCTACCAGCTTTTCTATCGAATGGTTCTTGGGAAAAGTTTTGGCTGGGTTTCAGTGCTGGAATATCTTGCAGAAGGCTCACTTGGATCGTAG TGTCATCATCGGACTTGTGTTTGGGATGGCATCTCTTTTCTGGCTTCGGTTTATATACAATGATGCACTGACAGACTTTTCGTTGGCTCTGACTGTGAGCTACATTGCTTACTATACA GCTCAAGAGGAAGCTGAAGCTTCTGGCATCTTGACTCTTGTAGCACTAGGGAT GGTTTTTGCAATGTCAAAAGATACACATAGAGCTGGTGGAAAGCAGAGCTTGCATGAGTTTTG GGAAATGTTTGCCTACATTGCAAATACTTTAATATTCATCTTGAG CGGAGTTATCATAGCTCAAAGCATCTTCAGTATCAGAAATCTCGACGATAATACAG GGAGATCTTGGGGCTATGTCTTTCTTCTCTACATCATTCTTCAAGTAGCTCGAACCGTAGTTGTTTTTGCATTTTACCCTGCCCTTCGCTACTTCGGTTATGGTTTGAATTGGAAAGAagctatcatcatcatatggTCTGGTTTGAGAGGAGCTGTTGGTTTGGCACTTTCCTTATCTGTTAAA GGTGCTAGTGGTGATCCAAAGTATCTCAGCACAGAAACTGGAGCTATG TTTGTTTTCCTTACTGGTGGAAGTGTGTTACTGACACTCATTATCAATGGATCTACTGCACAATTACTTCTAAGTCTCTTTGGTATGGATGCTCTATCAGAAAGTGAG GAAACCATGGTCAATTATGCGAAGCATCAACTATTGAGAAAGGCTGAAGAGTTTTCTAGAGTCTCTAGCGGAAGCAATAATCCTTTCGACTGGATCACTGTTGGAGGTTATGCCACATGCATAAAGGATGTCTGTGAAGACACAGATTGGCCTCCCTGTACCATCAACAATAGCTATCTAGAAATAGATGATATGAAGACTATGAGAGTGTGCTTTCTGAAAG CTACTCGCGAGGCTTACTGGTCAACATTCAATGAGGGGAGGATAACTAAATCCACTATCAGTGTTTTGATGGAGTCAGTGGATGAAGCAATTGATCTGGCTACTCAGGGACTGCATGACTGGAATTATATTTCTACTCGCCTCAAGTTTCCAGGATATTATAAATTCTTCAGCATAAGTGTTTGTCCTTCCAGGCTGACAAGGTGGTTTGTGCTAAAGAAATTACAGGATAGTTGTCATATATGCTCTGCGTTTATCCATGCTCAGAGGATCGCGAGACAGCTTCTTCTTGACTATACTG GTGACAATGGAAATGCTGCAATTGTTGTTTCCGAGAGTGAAGTCGAAGAACAAGAAGCAAGGAAGTTCCTAGAAAATGTCAAGACTTCAATGCCCGAG ATCATACATCAAACAGAATCAAGGCAAGTTACATTTTCAATGCTGAAGTGTCTGGATGAATGTCTCAATGATATGGAGAAAGATGGTATTTTAACTGAGAAAGTTATGCTGCATGTACATGATTTGCTTCAG AATGACCTTGAAAAGCTCTTGAGAAGTCCTCCTTCAGTAACTATCCCAAAGCCAGGAGATGTCATAACAAACCATCCTTTGTTGGGAAACCTTTCTCCTGCTATTCAAAGTGATCTGGAACGCTCCGCCAAGAGTATATTGAAGACACCAGGTTGTACACTCTACACGAAGGATTCAAAGTTGACAAGTGTCTGGCTGATAGAAAATGGATCAGTTAGG TCGAAAAGGAGCCCTTTTCCTATTCATTGTCCTGTGGattcaacatatcctcgaggaAGTATTGTAGGTCTATATGAGGCTCTTGTCGGAAAGCCATATTTGTGCGATATGGTGACAGATTCTGTGGCTCTCTGCATTGAAATTAAGCTGGAGTCGATCATTTCCATACTGGCCCATGGAGAATTGTTGTGGAAG GAGTGCACCATTTTTGTTGCTAAGCTTTTGTCGCCAGATATGTTTAAGAAACTCTCAATGCAAGAAGTAAGAGAGATTGTTGATGAAAGATCAATCATGAATACTTTCTCAAGTGAAGAAATGATAGAAACTTCTCATCATTCCATCAACTTCCTGTTAAGTGGTTGCTTGACAGATCAAAGTACTGAACAACTTATTGAATGCCCAGCAATATTGCCATGTTCCATTTTTAGTGGAAGTGTCCCTTATGCCAGTGCCAATGTAACGG GTGAGAGTTCTGGGTCATATACGTATTCAAAGTACAAAGTTGTGAAACCAGCAAGGATAGTTCGTATAGACCACATTTCAGTATGA